Below is a genomic region from Methanococcus maripaludis.
CAGTTAATCGATGAAATCTCTGAAACTATCGAAAACGGTGGAAAGGTAATTATTCCTGTTTTTGCAGTTGGAAGGTCCCAAGAAATCATTGTTGTGATCAACAACTACATGAAAAGCGGTGCTTTAAAAGAAGTTCCAATATACATTAATGGATCTTTAACACACACTACGGGAATGTACATGGGATATTCTGACTGGTTAAATCCAAAAATAAAAAATGCAATTGAAAACAGGATCAATCCGTTTGGAAATCTCATAAAAGGCGGGGACGAAGCTTTCAGTAAAGAACCTTGCATTATTATTTCAACATCAGGAATGGTTCAGGGGGGCCCAGTACTCCAATACCTTTCACTATTAAAAAATCCAAGAAATAAGATAATATTAACAGGATACCAGGCTGAAGGAACTATTGGAAGAAGTCTTGAAGAAGGTGCTACAGAAGTAAAACCTTTCAAAAGAGCAATTCCCGTAAATGGAAAAGTTGTAAAAATCGAGTTTTCTGCCCACGCTGACTACAATTCGCTTCTGAGGTTTATGAAAAAGATACCACAACCAAGCAAAGCGATCGTAATGCACGGGGAAAGGTACCAGGCACTTTCACTTGCAATGACAATCTGGAAAACCTTAAAAATTCCTGCACTTGCACCATCCATAGGCAGTGTTTTGCCATTATTTGATTAATTTCTTTTTTTAATATTTTAAAATTCAATAGTATTAGTTATATCCATTTTTTTAATAGCTATTTTAAAAATAAATAATCTAAATAGGTTTTTAAGTATTTAGTAATGTATTTACCCGTATTTGCATTTTTAAAGAGGTATCCCTTTATATTATCCCCAAGAAAGAAAGTTTAATGTATGCATATTACCCTTGGAGGTGACTAAAGTGGCAGAACCTGTAACTATCAGCCCTACAACTAGACATGAAGGGCACGCTAAGCTAGTTTTGAACGTAGACGATGAAGGGATTGTAACTAAGGCATTTTATCCAAATACGACCCCTGTAAGAGGTTTCGAAACAATGTTGCAAGGAAAAGCAGCAGCATTCGGACCTATTGCAGTTATGAGAATTTGTGGTATATGTCAGGCAACCCACGGTATTGCTTCATGTGAGGCAATCGAACATGCTATTGATATGGAAATACCTAAAGACGGTATGATATTAAGAGAATTAGTAGGTTTAGGAAATAGGATGCATTCGCACCCACTACACCACTTGTTAATTGTAGATGACCTCTTAAAACCTGAAGAAGCTGGAACTTTAAGAGTAGAAGGAATTAAATTAATCCAGAGAATGAGAAAAGCTGGACAGATGCTTGTAGATGTTGCCGGTGGGGAAGGTATTCACCCTCCAAACTTAATGGTAGGCGGTATGAGAACAAACATCACCGAAAGAGCAAAAGCTAAACTCTACTATGCTTGCAGAGAATACGAAAAAGACTGTAATGCAATGCTAGAAGTATTAGAAATGTTAATGGAAAGATACTTGGAAGAAATCGGAATTCCTGATCTAGGTAAACATGATCTCCCATATATTGCTTCAGACACAACATTTGGTAACAGAGATGCTATCAACTTTAAAGATATAACAGAAGTTACTGCACAAAGATACTATGCAGACTTCCCAGATATTGCACAAACCGCAACAAACCAGATCCCATTCTACAGAGGAAACCCTGCAGAAGGTGGACCTAGGGCAAGAATGATTAAATACGGAAACTTTAAATCTGCCGGTGGAGCAATGGATATTAACCTTGCGAGAGCGATGGAAAACTTTGAAGCTGTTAAACGATCATTGGAACTTCTTGATGAATTAAACATTAACGGAACTACAAGAGAAGTACCTAACTTCTATAATGCTAAGGAAGAATACGGAATAGGTGTTCACGAAGCACCAAGAGCTATCAATACCCACATGGCTAAAATGGGTAAAGATGGTAAAATCGAAAAATACAACATCATTGCTGCTTCAACATGGAACTTCCCAG
It encodes:
- a CDS encoding MBL fold metallo-hydrolase; translation: MTIAKFHGGCHQIGKSCVEINTKKSKILIDCGMDPSDNGLPDITDSDVDAVLVSHAHLDHCGAIPYFNFKKIYCNPPTADLMYNVWKDTVSLSKTYREEDIKKSMDVIKTVNYREEKQVTPDIKMKMYDAGHILGSSSLYLDIDGKKLLYTGDINEIETRTLRAADTDFDEIDTIIIESTYGSPLDIKPARKVLEKQLIDEISETIENGGKVIIPVFAVGRSQEIIVVINNYMKSGALKEVPIYINGSLTHTTGMYMGYSDWLNPKIKNAIENRINPFGNLIKGGDEAFSKEPCIIISTSGMVQGGPVLQYLSLLKNPRNKIILTGYQAEGTIGRSLEEGATEVKPFKRAIPVNGKVVKIEFSAHADYNSLLRFMKKIPQPSKAIVMHGERYQALSLAMTIWKTLKIPALAPSIGSVLPLFD
- the frhA gene encoding coenzyme F420 hydrogenase subunit alpha encodes the protein MAEPVTISPTTRHEGHAKLVLNVDDEGIVTKAFYPNTTPVRGFETMLQGKAAAFGPIAVMRICGICQATHGIASCEAIEHAIDMEIPKDGMILRELVGLGNRMHSHPLHHLLIVDDLLKPEEAGTLRVEGIKLIQRMRKAGQMLVDVAGGEGIHPPNLMVGGMRTNITERAKAKLYYACREYEKDCNAMLEVLEMLMERYLEEIGIPDLGKHDLPYIASDTTFGNRDAINFKDITEVTAQRYYADFPDIAQTATNQIPFYRGNPAEGGPRARMIKYGNFKSAGGAMDINLARAMENFEAVKRSLELLDELNINGTTREVPNFYNAKEEYGIGVHEAPRAINTHMAKMGKDGKIEKYNIIAASTWNFPAVEKAIEGYHHQYAEVIMRAYDIUASCATHVIVKDEQTKNVVEIREF